One genomic segment of Desulfomicrobium sp. ZS1 includes these proteins:
- a CDS encoding EAL domain-containing protein, with protein sequence MSNNLLSPEELVYFSFPSLNASGKLENFPLHRVSPDLDDFLYLLPVDSCVVICTSEQSIQNFLAALEKQTRRAGNRLVLDGGEEDWKCWDQARNHVLSETLFTAEGKINPSAMDLFRDEAGGNASTICHVHALHSSQLFTGGSAPVLAGENKPGMVFFTLVRSPLRPEALGALLTSPAVIIDSDVYLRPGLSSGASRPPEATPPPDSVLDGFVEYHRLSQKNVFMEEVLSHLETPVLAGYADGRIFGGNEAFLNLCGYSRYDLVTRNWTIDLASLDFQALQEKVFASLLATGRMQEFYTELQTSKGAYVPCDVSVFLHKDEKGRPLFFSAHYNPATSSPDPKSSQPTSSHIFSDSLELALKRSIRHPDYAFAVLVMGIDNAEQVLLQIEDQQAFLALLAKRTVNCLRTLDIPACLDSEQFFILLDNVTDVIGAVRVAQRIQEETARPFRLGQSELRVTCSFGVVLAPKNYTDEKDILQDAQTALSRAIQRGERQIVIFDDRQNSQAVQFLRIESGLRSALLENEVCMHYQPIVHLGTGTISGVEAFMRWNHKRKGLLRAEWFLPFAEHSDVVFELEAWAVRRACSALKRFQQVMGKMFFLGLNVSLKNALRLGFLEELIEVVLEHGLSPASIVLEVREEWLKYFAERFSNVFAEVDKAGVSIVVDHFDATHISLADLHRFPLRGLKLDAALQNDPNVLQSLSAISESTGIILVAPGVEDKARLQSLQDHGCAYAQGEALAPVMDEAALLDYLHSRP encoded by the coding sequence ATGAGCAATAATCTCCTGTCTCCGGAAGAATTGGTATATTTTTCATTTCCTTCCCTGAACGCTTCAGGAAAATTGGAGAATTTTCCTTTGCATCGCGTCTCTCCCGACTTGGATGACTTTCTTTACCTCTTGCCTGTTGATTCCTGCGTCGTGATTTGTACTTCCGAACAAAGTATCCAGAATTTTTTGGCCGCATTGGAGAAACAGACGCGCCGCGCAGGCAATAGGCTTGTGCTCGATGGCGGGGAAGAAGACTGGAAGTGCTGGGATCAGGCCAGAAACCATGTGCTCTCAGAGACGCTTTTCACTGCCGAGGGAAAAATCAATCCCTCGGCAATGGATCTTTTTCGGGATGAAGCGGGGGGCAATGCGTCCACGATTTGTCATGTCCATGCCCTGCATTCTTCTCAATTGTTCACAGGAGGTTCGGCGCCGGTGCTGGCCGGGGAAAACAAGCCGGGCATGGTTTTTTTCACGCTCGTCCGTTCGCCCCTGCGACCCGAAGCATTAGGCGCTCTGCTGACATCTCCCGCCGTCATCATTGACTCGGATGTTTACCTGCGGCCGGGTTTATCGTCCGGAGCAAGCAGGCCTCCTGAGGCAACGCCCCCGCCCGATTCGGTTCTTGACGGGTTTGTCGAGTATCACCGTTTGAGCCAGAAGAATGTTTTCATGGAAGAAGTATTGAGCCATCTGGAAACCCCGGTGCTGGCCGGATACGCCGACGGACGCATTTTTGGGGGAAACGAGGCGTTTCTCAATCTTTGCGGGTACTCACGATACGACCTTGTGACGCGGAACTGGACAATCGATCTTGCAAGCCTGGATTTTCAGGCGTTGCAGGAAAAGGTCTTCGCATCGCTTCTGGCAACCGGCCGCATGCAGGAATTTTATACGGAGTTGCAGACGTCCAAAGGGGCGTATGTGCCCTGCGATGTCAGCGTGTTCTTGCACAAGGATGAAAAAGGGCGCCCGCTTTTCTTTTCCGCGCATTACAATCCGGCAACGAGTTCTCCGGACCCGAAAAGTTCACAGCCTACATCTAGTCATATTTTTTCCGATAGCCTTGAGCTGGCCCTGAAGCGGTCGATCAGGCACCCGGACTACGCTTTCGCCGTGCTGGTCATGGGGATCGACAACGCGGAGCAGGTTCTTCTCCAGATCGAGGATCAGCAGGCATTTTTGGCGCTGCTCGCAAAGCGGACCGTCAACTGTCTGCGCACGCTCGATATTCCGGCATGTCTGGATTCCGAACAATTTTTCATACTGCTGGACAACGTTACGGACGTCATCGGTGCCGTACGCGTGGCCCAGCGCATTCAAGAGGAAACAGCCAGACCGTTCAGGCTTGGCCAGAGCGAACTGCGCGTGACGTGCAGCTTTGGCGTGGTCCTGGCTCCCAAAAATTATACAGACGAAAAGGACATCTTGCAGGATGCACAGACCGCGTTGAGTCGGGCGATTCAGCGCGGAGAGCGGCAGATCGTGATCTTCGATGACCGGCAGAACAGCCAGGCCGTGCAGTTTTTGCGGATCGAGAGCGGCCTGCGCAGCGCGCTCCTGGAGAATGAAGTGTGCATGCACTATCAGCCGATAGTGCACCTCGGAACCGGGACGATCAGCGGCGTCGAGGCTTTCATGCGCTGGAATCACAAGCGAAAAGGGCTGCTGCGGGCTGAATGGTTCCTGCCTTTCGCGGAGCACAGCGACGTTGTTTTCGAGCTGGAAGCGTGGGCGGTTCGAAGGGCCTGCTCGGCCTTGAAGCGCTTTCAGCAGGTCATGGGGAAAATGTTTTTTCTGGGCCTCAATGTTTCGCTTAAAAATGCCCTGCGCCTGGGCTTTCTTGAAGAATTGATCGAGGTTGTTCTCGAGCATGGGCTCAGTCCCGCTTCCATTGTTCTGGAAGTACGCGAGGAGTGGCTGAAATATTTCGCGGAGCGGTTTTCAAATGTTTTTGCGGAGGTGGATAAAGCCGGCGTAAGCATCGTCGTGGACCATTTCGACGCGACCCACATTTCGCTTGCGGATCTGCACCGTTTTCCGCTGCGCGGACTCAAACTGGACGCTGCCCTGCAAAACGACCCGAACGTGCTGCAAAGTCTCTCCGCCATCTCCGAGAGTACCGGGATCATCCTCGTCGCCCCCGGCGTCGAAGACAAGGCGCGCCTGCAATCCCTGCAGGACCACGGCTGCGCCTACGCCCAGGGCGAAGCCCTGGCGCCGGTCATGGACGAGGCGGCCCTGCTTGATTATCTGCACAGCCGCCCCTGA
- a CDS encoding Crp/Fnr family transcriptional regulator — MDFTTAMGQSTLFKGLGPEELAQLERISEPREYGKADLIFGEGKEGVGFYVVVSGQVKVFKMSFDGREQILHILGPGDPLGEVPVFAGMNYPANAQALGASKLYFFPRKKLIELYRESPSLAMNMLAVLSRRLREFTVLIENLSLKEIPQRLAAYLLHQQSLRPVSARVKLSVTKGVLSNILGTSQETLSRVLGKLSQEGLIEVQGKEISLLNPEKLQELADGEIRL, encoded by the coding sequence ATGGATTTTACGACCGCCATGGGCCAAAGCACCCTGTTCAAGGGGCTGGGGCCGGAGGAACTCGCGCAGCTGGAGCGCATCAGCGAGCCCCGCGAATACGGCAAGGCAGATCTGATCTTTGGCGAAGGCAAGGAAGGGGTGGGGTTTTACGTCGTGGTTTCCGGCCAGGTGAAGGTCTTCAAGATGTCCTTCGATGGCCGGGAGCAGATCCTGCACATCCTGGGGCCTGGCGATCCGTTGGGCGAAGTCCCGGTCTTCGCAGGAATGAATTACCCGGCCAACGCCCAGGCGCTCGGCGCTTCGAAGCTGTATTTCTTTCCCCGCAAAAAGCTCATCGAGCTTTACCGCGAGAGCCCGTCCCTGGCCATGAACATGCTGGCCGTGCTGTCCAGGCGCTTGCGCGAGTTCACGGTGCTGATCGAAAACCTGTCGCTCAAGGAGATTCCGCAGCGCCTGGCCGCCTATCTGCTGCACCAGCAATCCCTGAGGCCCGTCTCGGCGCGGGTCAAACTGAGCGTGACCAAGGGCGTGCTCTCCAACATCCTCGGCACCTCTCAGGAAACCCTTTCGCGCGTGCTCGGCAAACTCAGTCAGGAAGGGCTCATCGAGGTCCAGGGCAAGGAGATCAGTCTCCTCAATCCGGAGAAACTGCAGGAATTGGCGGATGGGGAGATCAGGCTGTAG
- a CDS encoding uroporphyrinogen decarboxylase family protein, with protein sequence MTGMERVLCALHGQPSDRRAFTLALSLYGSRLSGCKAREYYSAPRRYLEGQREVVRFIDPDIVFSPFALPFEALAYGGEGIWLDNFPPNVRKPPFRGQDEVQSLGEGLLQNEGVAYLVESTRLLAAEWGSAKPVCAVVTAPVDLPAMLLGIETWLEILLFDHERAARLMDLATDHFLRLTGAYFAAGAAFVAIPVMFANLRIVTPALLEKTILPELARAFAQAQGPLVYHHGGNRILDHLQFCSGLPNVAGFLLDPRDDLSRAREILGSQRLMLGNVNGPGLARMQPDKAYASVSTLLADRASDRNFVLASSHADIPYDTGPDTLLAVRKAVMDAGEVA encoded by the coding sequence ATGACCGGCATGGAGCGCGTGCTTTGCGCCCTGCATGGGCAGCCTTCGGACCGCCGGGCTTTCACTTTGGCCCTGAGTCTCTACGGATCCAGACTTTCCGGGTGCAAGGCCCGGGAGTATTATTCCGCGCCCAGGCGTTATCTTGAAGGACAGCGTGAGGTCGTGCGCTTCATCGATCCGGATATCGTGTTCTCCCCCTTTGCCCTGCCCTTTGAAGCCTTGGCCTACGGCGGGGAAGGGATCTGGTTGGACAATTTTCCTCCCAACGTCCGCAAACCTCCGTTTCGCGGGCAGGACGAGGTCCAGTCGCTAGGCGAGGGCTTGCTGCAGAATGAAGGAGTAGCCTATCTCGTCGAGTCCACGCGTCTTCTGGCGGCGGAGTGGGGCTCTGCAAAGCCTGTCTGCGCGGTGGTCACCGCCCCCGTGGATCTGCCGGCCATGCTGCTGGGCATCGAGACCTGGCTTGAGATCCTGCTTTTTGACCACGAGCGCGCCGCGCGTCTCATGGATCTGGCTACGGACCATTTCCTGCGCCTGACCGGAGCCTATTTTGCTGCCGGCGCCGCCTTTGTGGCCATTCCGGTCATGTTCGCCAACCTGCGCATCGTCACCCCGGCCCTGCTTGAAAAAACCATCCTGCCCGAACTGGCCCGGGCCTTTGCGCAGGCGCAGGGCCCGCTTGTCTACCATCACGGCGGCAACCGCATTCTGGATCATCTTCAGTTTTGCTCAGGCCTGCCGAATGTGGCCGGGTTCTTGCTCGACCCTCGCGACGATCTGTCTCGGGCCCGGGAAATTTTGGGCTCGCAGCGGCTTATGCTCGGCAATGTGAACGGCCCGGGCCTGGCACGCATGCAGCCGGACAAAGCGTATGCATCCGTGTCCACGCTTCTGGCTGACCGTGCTTCGGACAGAAATTTCGTGCTCGCCTCCTCGCACGCGGACATCCCCTATGACACAGGTCCGGACACGTTGCTGGCAGTGCGCAAGGCGGTCATGGATGCCGGTGAGGTCGCATGA
- a CDS encoding type II toxin-antitoxin system HicB family antitoxin, giving the protein MNAMKYKGYTARINFDAEDKILVGKVLDIEDIIVFHAESVHEFEAAFHTAIDDYIAACEKLQQKPEKPASGRLMLRVNPQIHAAAIRKAAHEGQSLNKWAERVLEKASRP; this is encoded by the coding sequence ATGAACGCCATGAAATACAAAGGGTACACCGCCCGCATAAACTTTGACGCGGAAGACAAGATTTTGGTGGGTAAAGTCCTGGACATCGAAGACATCATCGTTTTCCATGCCGAATCCGTCCATGAGTTCGAAGCGGCGTTCCACACCGCCATTGATGACTATATCGCGGCATGTGAGAAACTGCAGCAAAAACCGGAAAAACCGGCCAGCGGACGATTGATGCTTCGTGTCAATCCGCAAATACACGCGGCGGCCATCCGCAAGGCCGCTCATGAAGGGCAAAGCCTGAACAAGTGGGCGGAACGGGTCCTTGAAAAGGCGTCCCGCCCCTAG
- a CDS encoding type II toxin-antitoxin system HicA family toxin encodes MNSKHRKTLEAIFTDPVNSGLEWARVEALLLALGCRIIEGSGSSVTFEKEGKRAHFHRPHPEREALRYRVRAVREYLATLGVKP; translated from the coding sequence ATGAACAGCAAGCACAGGAAGACTCTCGAAGCCATCTTCACCGATCCCGTGAACAGCGGCCTGGAATGGGCCAGGGTTGAAGCCCTGCTTCTTGCCTTGGGATGCCGGATTATTGAAGGGAGCGGGTCTTCCGTCACGTTTGAGAAGGAAGGCAAGCGCGCCCACTTCCACCGGCCGCATCCAGAGCGCGAAGCCCTGCGCTACCGTGTCCGAGCTGTTCGTGAATACCTTGCAACCTTGGGGGTCAAACCATGA
- a CDS encoding ABC transporter permease, translated as MPRNFWLQQTIWIAAALALTLALTVLVAMPSGAPPFATLRILLMGGLGSMSKFGQVLTVFVPLLLCSMGLLIPFTARLWNIGIEGQVVLGAIFCTGAMMPFDQGGPAHIALALLAGMLGGALWAILAGLLKTHGRVHEIFSGLGLNFVAMGLAIWLIFGPWKRPGVASMSGTETLHPSLWLERIGSLAASWTALGLACAALALVAFLLVRTQWGLGLKAVGQNPKAARLFDLSPRLRMLQAFALCGALGGLAGAVQVLGVYHRLLPSISSGYGYTALLIGMMSGFRILPVPFICFFFAVLNVGSIQLPLQLNLDSSLSGVIQGLLVLSVFVTQGLRAYMTRRREER; from the coding sequence ATGCCGCGTAACTTCTGGTTGCAACAGACGATCTGGATCGCCGCCGCGCTGGCGCTAACCCTGGCCCTGACCGTGCTCGTGGCCATGCCTTCAGGCGCGCCGCCTTTCGCGACCCTGCGCATCCTGCTTATGGGCGGCCTTGGCTCCATGTCCAAGTTCGGGCAGGTGCTGACGGTCTTCGTGCCGCTGCTGCTCTGTTCCATGGGCCTGCTCATCCCGTTCACGGCCCGGTTGTGGAACATCGGCATCGAGGGACAGGTCGTGCTCGGGGCGATTTTCTGCACCGGCGCGATGATGCCCTTCGACCAGGGCGGACCCGCCCACATCGCCCTGGCGCTCCTGGCGGGCATGCTCGGCGGAGCGCTATGGGCGATTCTGGCCGGGCTGCTCAAGACCCACGGACGCGTGCACGAGATCTTTTCCGGACTGGGGCTCAATTTCGTGGCCATGGGGCTGGCTATCTGGCTCATCTTCGGCCCCTGGAAACGCCCGGGCGTGGCCTCCATGAGCGGCACCGAGACCCTGCACCCCTCCCTGTGGCTGGAGCGCATCGGGAGCCTGGCCGCGAGCTGGACCGCCCTTGGCCTGGCCTGCGCCGCGCTTGCGCTGGTGGCCTTTCTGCTCGTGCGCACGCAATGGGGGCTGGGGCTCAAGGCCGTAGGGCAAAACCCCAAGGCCGCCCGCCTCTTTGACTTAAGCCCGCGCCTGCGCATGCTGCAGGCCTTCGCCCTGTGCGGGGCGCTGGGTGGGCTGGCCGGGGCCGTGCAGGTCCTTGGAGTCTACCATCGCCTGCTGCCGAGCATCTCTTCGGGCTACGGGTACACGGCCCTGTTGATCGGCATGATGTCCGGATTCAGGATCCTGCCTGTACCCTTCATCTGCTTCTTTTTCGCCGTGCTGAACGTCGGCTCCATCCAATTGCCCCTGCAGCTGAATTTGGATTCGTCTTTGAGCGGCGTCATCCAGGGACTCCTGGTGCTGTCCGTCTTTGTCACCCAGGGCCTTCGCGCCTACATGACCCGTCGCCGGGAGGAACGCTGA
- a CDS encoding B12-binding domain-containing protein: MTEKRGVNLASRRESLYSLMLNAEREEALGLLLEHAGAHGFQSAVSDLLEPVLERAGEAWHLENLSLAQGYVAGKIAEDLLVAAAESGGDLPLDVKGPVVLGNVEDDYHSLGRKMVAVFLRAAGWKVIDLGNDVIPQDFVAAALAHNARVIGVSAMMLTTAENIRALRTEIDAQGLRGKVQLAVGGAVFKLRPELMLEVGGDGTASSAIQAPELFDRLWAKSLEADGI, from the coding sequence ATGACTGAAAAGAGAGGCGTCAATCTGGCATCGCGCAGGGAATCCTTGTATTCGTTGATGCTTAACGCCGAGCGTGAAGAGGCTCTGGGGCTCTTGCTGGAACACGCGGGGGCGCACGGTTTCCAGTCGGCGGTCAGTGATCTGCTCGAACCGGTGCTGGAGCGGGCGGGAGAAGCCTGGCATCTGGAAAATTTATCCCTGGCCCAAGGCTATGTGGCCGGGAAGATCGCCGAGGACCTTCTGGTCGCCGCTGCCGAGTCCGGCGGGGATTTGCCGCTGGATGTCAAGGGGCCGGTGGTGCTTGGCAATGTGGAGGATGATTATCATTCGCTGGGGCGCAAGATGGTCGCGGTATTTCTGCGCGCCGCCGGCTGGAAGGTCATTGATCTGGGCAACGACGTGATACCGCAGGATTTTGTCGCGGCGGCCCTGGCGCACAATGCGAGGGTTATCGGGGTCTCGGCCATGATGCTGACTACGGCCGAGAACATCCGCGCCCTGCGGACCGAGATCGATGCCCAAGGACTTCGCGGCAAGGTTCAGCTGGCCGTGGGCGGAGCTGTCTTCAAGCTGCGGCCGGAGCTCATGCTTGAGGTCGGCGGCGACGGCACGGCATCCAGCGCCATCCAGGCCCCGGAGCTGTTTGACCGGCTTTGGGCCAAAAGCCTTGAGGCGGACGGGATATGA
- a CDS encoding ABC transporter ATP-binding protein, with translation MIVLRDISKHYGRVRANDGISLTLEPGRIYALVGENGAGKSTLMRILAGHTVPDSGVITLRGEEHPGLTPAMAARLGVGMLYQDPLDFPALPVWENFRLSGPSRNRTQVVDRLGELSNHLGVCFLPDEPVASMTVGERQLLELLRLLDLGATTLILDEPTTGITPEQKRDLFGLLSRLARQEGHTVILVTHKLSEALEMADAIFVMRQGRLEARLTPPYDSEELVRRMFGDAAAQSVDSSLPEIGQSRRVALADTVFAGPKYHLGPLNLSAAPGEIIGLAGLDGSGQELFLRGLCGLDRMAAGSLTLNNASHARTHFKTLRRDGVHFVPADRMSQALFPDLSIRDHILLAFPEHAARLEEFHQSQCVERFDLRAHPDTPAKALSGGNQQRLLLSLIPDDAPLLLMEHPTRGLDAGSSRQVWELLRKRCAAGATLFFFSPDLDEVIEHSHRVLVFFDRALVADVPRHNASVEILGALMAGKKPEGAHAA, from the coding sequence ATGATCGTCTTACGCGACATCAGTAAGCACTACGGCCGGGTCCGGGCCAACGACGGTATCAGCCTGACCCTGGAACCCGGCCGCATCTACGCCCTGGTGGGAGAAAACGGGGCCGGCAAGAGCACGCTCATGCGTATTCTGGCCGGCCATACCGTGCCCGACTCCGGAGTCATCACCCTGCGCGGCGAGGAGCATCCGGGCCTGACCCCGGCCATGGCCGCGCGTCTGGGCGTGGGCATGCTCTACCAGGACCCGCTGGACTTTCCGGCCCTGCCGGTCTGGGAAAATTTCCGCCTGAGCGGCCCGTCTCGGAACAGAACGCAGGTTGTGGACCGCCTGGGCGAGCTCTCCAACCACCTGGGCGTCTGTTTCCTGCCGGACGAGCCCGTGGCCTCCATGACCGTGGGCGAACGCCAGCTGCTCGAACTGCTGCGCCTCCTTGACCTGGGCGCGACGACCCTCATCCTTGACGAGCCAACCACAGGCATCACTCCGGAACAGAAACGCGACCTTTTCGGCCTGTTGTCCCGCCTGGCCCGCCAGGAAGGACACACCGTCATCCTGGTCACGCACAAGCTCTCTGAAGCCCTGGAGATGGCCGACGCCATCTTTGTCATGCGCCAGGGTCGCCTGGAGGCCCGCCTTACCCCGCCCTACGACTCCGAAGAGCTGGTCCGGCGCATGTTCGGCGATGCGGCCGCGCAATCCGTTGACAGCTCCCTGCCAGAGATCGGACAAAGCAGGCGCGTGGCCTTGGCCGACACGGTCTTCGCCGGGCCCAAATACCATCTGGGCCCGCTGAATCTTTCGGCCGCGCCCGGTGAGATCATCGGCCTGGCCGGACTCGACGGCAGCGGCCAGGAACTTTTCCTGCGCGGCCTGTGCGGGCTGGACCGCATGGCTGCGGGCAGCCTCACGCTCAACAACGCCTCGCACGCCCGGACGCATTTCAAGACATTGCGCCGCGACGGCGTGCATTTCGTACCTGCCGACCGCATGAGCCAGGCCCTCTTTCCGGACCTGTCCATCCGCGACCACATCCTGCTCGCCTTTCCCGAACACGCCGCGCGGCTGGAGGAATTCCACCAGTCGCAGTGTGTGGAGCGCTTCGATCTACGCGCCCATCCGGACACACCGGCCAAGGCCCTGTCCGGCGGCAACCAGCAGCGCCTGCTTCTGTCCCTGATCCCCGACGACGCGCCGCTCTTGCTCATGGAGCATCCCACCCGGGGCCTGGACGCAGGATCGTCCAGGCAGGTCTGGGAGCTTTTGCGCAAGCGCTGCGCCGCGGGCGCGACGCTCTTCTTCTTTTCACCCGATCTGGATGAGGTCATCGAACACAGCCACCGCGTGCTGGTCTTTTTTGACCGCGCCCTCGTGGCCGACGTGCCGCGTCACAACGCGAGCGTTGAAATTCTTGGAGCCCTCATGGCCGGAAAAAAACCGGAGGGCGCCCATGCCGCGTAA
- a CDS encoding BMP family protein gives MKRFLVSLGLMTVLLCPSLAMAKDLTIGLILVGPYNDKGYSQAQYEGGKYVEEKLPGTKLIYLDKVNPADRPGLTIPQIVDDLVEKGADLIIAGSDDMKDGIREAASLHPDKTFVHVSGDDVITGKAPANLGNLFGRMEYGKMMAGFTAALTSKTGKVAYLGPLINEETRRLAASAFLGARYAWTEVLGKKAEDLKFKVSWIGFWFNIPGVTTDPAQVAGSFFDGGYDVVISGIDTPEAVAVARQKRDQGREAWAVPYDYAKACEGQGPTCIGVPYFNWGPSFLRQAKAVQDGSWKQDFQWEAPHWADINNHDASTVGFMVGEGLSAENKARLDAFVADLGAHKINLFSGPLNFQDGTPFLKAGDTATDEQVWSLPQLLHGMEGQSSAQ, from the coding sequence ATGAAGCGTTTTCTGGTCTCCCTTGGTCTTATGACCGTGCTGCTCTGCCCATCCCTGGCCATGGCCAAGGACCTCACCATCGGCCTGATTCTGGTCGGCCCCTACAATGACAAGGGCTACAGCCAGGCCCAGTACGAAGGCGGCAAATACGTCGAGGAAAAACTCCCCGGCACGAAGCTGATCTATCTGGACAAGGTCAACCCCGCCGACCGTCCCGGCCTGACCATTCCTCAAATCGTCGATGATCTGGTAGAAAAGGGCGCGGACCTGATCATCGCGGGCTCCGACGACATGAAGGACGGCATCCGCGAAGCTGCGAGCCTGCACCCGGACAAGACGTTCGTGCATGTCTCCGGCGACGACGTCATCACCGGCAAGGCCCCGGCCAATCTGGGCAACCTGTTCGGCCGCATGGAATACGGCAAGATGATGGCCGGTTTCACCGCAGCCCTGACCTCCAAGACGGGCAAGGTCGCCTACCTGGGTCCGCTGATCAATGAGGAAACCCGCCGTCTGGCCGCTTCCGCCTTCCTGGGCGCCCGCTACGCCTGGACCGAGGTGCTGGGCAAGAAGGCCGAAGACCTCAAATTCAAGGTCAGCTGGATCGGCTTCTGGTTCAACATCCCCGGCGTGACCACGGACCCGGCCCAGGTCGCGGGCTCTTTCTTCGACGGCGGATACGATGTCGTCATTTCCGGCATCGACACCCCCGAGGCAGTGGCTGTGGCGCGCCAGAAGCGCGACCAGGGCCGCGAAGCCTGGGCCGTCCCGTACGACTACGCCAAGGCCTGCGAAGGCCAGGGCCCGACCTGCATCGGCGTGCCCTACTTCAATTGGGGCCCGTCCTTTTTGCGTCAGGCCAAGGCGGTGCAGGACGGTTCCTGGAAGCAGGACTTCCAGTGGGAAGCTCCGCACTGGGCCGACATCAACAATCACGACGCATCCACGGTGGGCTTCATGGTCGGCGAAGGGCTGTCCGCCGAGAACAAAGCCCGGCTTGACGCCTTTGTGGCCGACCTGGGCGCGCACAAGATCAATCTCTTCAGCGGACCGCTCAACTTCCAGGACGGCACGCCCTTCCTGAAGGCCGGCGACACGGCCACGGACGAGCAGGTCTGGTCGCTGCCGCAGCTGCTTCACGGCATGGAAGGCCAGTCCAGCGCGCAGTGA
- a CDS encoding ABC transporter permease, whose amino-acid sequence MQEFALIMAGILLAGAPLVLATLGETITEKAGVINLSLDGTMLLAAMASFALASATGSAWTGALGGMAVGAAVASVLGLTNIYLGQSQLAVGFILTLLTRDLAYFLGHSYSRQPGPSLGYWGIPGLSETPLLDLLLGRQSPVVSISLAAIALCWWWMYKTNAGMRLRAVGESPRAAFGRGIRVRLSRLMACLAGGALVGLAGAAYSLAVKPGWGRPQGCEGAGWIALAIVIFGGWHPMRAAIGAYFFAALQVSGIYLQDIFPSIPAQVFQVAPFPMMIVTLLAVNLGRVGFVQDLMRRYPFLKRFSGSWPITAPAALGQDFDPKKGL is encoded by the coding sequence ATGCAGGAATTCGCGCTCATCATGGCCGGCATCCTTCTGGCCGGCGCGCCCCTGGTCCTGGCAACCTTGGGCGAGACCATCACCGAGAAAGCGGGAGTTATCAACCTGTCCCTGGACGGAACCATGCTCCTGGCCGCCATGGCCTCCTTCGCCCTGGCCTCGGCCACGGGCAGCGCCTGGACCGGAGCGCTCGGCGGCATGGCCGTGGGCGCCGCCGTGGCCTCGGTGCTGGGGCTGACCAACATCTACCTTGGGCAGTCGCAGCTGGCCGTGGGCTTCATCCTGACCCTCCTGACCCGCGACCTGGCCTATTTTCTGGGCCATTCCTACTCCCGCCAGCCCGGCCCGAGCCTTGGCTATTGGGGCATTCCCGGCCTGTCCGAAACGCCGCTGCTGGATCTTCTGCTCGGACGGCAGTCGCCGGTGGTGAGCATCAGCCTGGCGGCCATCGCGCTGTGCTGGTGGTGGATGTACAAAACCAATGCGGGCATGCGGCTGCGCGCGGTGGGCGAGTCGCCCCGGGCGGCCTTCGGACGCGGCATCCGGGTGCGACTTTCTCGGCTTATGGCCTGCCTGGCCGGGGGAGCGTTGGTGGGGCTGGCCGGAGCGGCCTATTCCCTGGCCGTGAAGCCGGGCTGGGGACGGCCCCAGGGCTGCGAGGGCGCGGGCTGGATCGCCCTGGCCATCGTCATCTTCGGCGGCTGGCATCCGATGCGGGCGGCCATCGGAGCGTATTTCTTCGCGGCCCTGCAGGTTTCGGGCATCTACCTGCAGGACATCTTCCCCTCCATCCCGGCCCAGGTCTTCCAGGTCGCGCCCTTCCCGATGATGATCGTGACCCTTCTGGCCGTAAACCTCGGCCGGGTCGGCTTCGTGCAGGACCTGATGCGCCGCTACCCCTTCCTGAAACGCTTCTCAGGCAGCTGGCCCATCACCGCGCCCGCCGCGCTGGGACAGGATTTTGACCCGAAAAAGGGATTGTGA
- a CDS encoding DUF1638 domain-containing protein, producing MKDILAITCGIFQAEMEQLAPRFPRMHFVFIESMLHMRPDLLQNRIDDVLAEHPRGKTLFIYGDCTPRIVELSRQPGYAKTAGINCCEIMLGREDYRRLRRAGAFFFLPEWTLRWRDVFERELGFAGVRGAGEMLREVHNHFIYLDTGVMPVPSALLDEISRELEMPMTVLTLGLGRFEHNVANAQEMLDAQ from the coding sequence ATGAAAGATATTTTGGCCATAACCTGCGGTATTTTTCAGGCGGAAATGGAGCAATTGGCCCCGCGATTTCCCCGTATGCACTTCGTTTTTATCGAATCCATGCTGCACATGCGCCCGGATCTGCTGCAGAACCGCATCGACGACGTGCTCGCAGAGCATCCGCGCGGCAAGACGCTTTTCATCTATGGTGACTGCACTCCACGCATTGTCGAGTTGTCCCGTCAGCCGGGCTACGCCAAGACAGCAGGCATCAACTGCTGCGAGATAATGCTCGGCCGTGAGGATTACCGGCGTTTGCGCAGGGCCGGAGCATTTTTTTTCCTGCCGGAATGGACCCTGCGTTGGCGCGATGTTTTCGAACGCGAGCTGGGCTTTGCAGGCGTGCGCGGGGCCGGGGAAATGCTGCGTGAGGTGCACAACCACTTCATCTATCTGGACACCGGAGTCATGCCTGTGCCATCTGCGCTTCTGGATGAAATCAGTCGGGAACTGGAGATGCCCATGACCGTCTTGACGCTGGGGCTTGGCCGGTTTGAGCATAATGTCGCAAACGCCCAGGAGATGCTCGATGCACAGTAA